The Leptolyngbya sp. CCY15150 genome includes the window GGTTGAGGTAAAACGCCACAGTTGAGCAGGAGCAAACTTGGCCAGCGGCGTTGGGCGATGTGCTCCAACAAGCCGGCATGGACAGCAGCTTTGCCTCCCACGGGATAGGCAGACATACAGGGCATAGCTTGGTAATAGGCCGCGGAGCGCTCCTCGTCATACAGATCGGTGCTTTCCCCCCAAGGGGGATCACCGTAAATGATATCAGGTGGGGCAGCATAGGGCCAGGATGTAAAAAAGTCGCTTTCAATTAGGGGAATATCAACCCCAAACTGCTGCAGATTTTCCTGGGCGAGGGCGATCGCTCCCCTGTCAATATCGATGCCAACCAGATCCAGCTCGGGGCGCTCCAGCTTGAGGGAAATGCTGAGGCTACCGCAGCCAATGCCGAATTCTGCTACCCGAGGCGATCGCCCCTGCTGTTGGGTAAATGTATCGATCGCTTGGAGAACGGCATCTAGAAGATAGGTCAGTTCTGGGTCGGTGATATAGGCGCGGCGATCGATCTTGAAGGTGTGGCCCCGAAAGGTGAGCTGCTGGGTGATATAGGGCAGTGGATCGCCCCAGGTGAGGCGCTTGAGGTAGCGCTGGAAGACGGCTGCATCGCCCTGGCTAGCGGCATAGAGCGATCGCACCTCTGTTTCCAGCAGCGTGCTGAGATCTATAGCCCCAGCCAGGGACTGGAGGGTCGATAGGGAGGGTGACAGGGAGGAGGTCATGGGTTGTGGCGACATTCAAGAAGAGATGCAACAGGAGAAATTAGTACCGGAAGACAGAAGAACGAAGACAGAAAAACGAAAAGGATCCAGGACACACAAGGTTTCCCGTCTCAGGCCATAGGCGGGTTACTTACGCCTCAGAGTACTAGACGCAAGGATGCTGGTAACCGTGATCTGTTGGGCTTGCGGGGGGTAGCAAGACCTCTGTAAACTGACCTCGCATACAGTGATTGGAACTCATGGATGCGCCATAGCCACCGGCATTCAAGAAGCACAGGTAATCGCCTTCTTGTATAGGAGATAACACGACATCTTCAGCCCAACAATCTAGGGCTTCGTTTATGTTACCGGTTACGGTGACGCGGGCGGGCCAATCTGGCTGCGATCGCCGCCGTCGTGCAGGAACAGGTTCTAGGGGCAGGTGATAGAAAGCTGGCTCAATATGCAGATTAAAGCCTCCATTCATGCCAACAAACCAGGTATCTTGCTTTTGCTCCACCATGGTTGTTTGCAGAATCAAAATGCCAGCGTCTTTAGCAATATAGTCACCGGGTTCTAGATAAATCTGCTGGGGGCGATCGCCCAACTGCTCGGCGACGATATCCGCCCAGCGCTCTAGATCCAGAGGCGCATCGTCGGCAACCAAGGGGATGCCCAAGCCGCCTCCTAGGTTAATGTAAGAGACCGACGGCAGGCGATCCAGGATGTTTTGACAGCGCTGAAGGATAGCAGACCAGGTGGCTAACTGGGGCGTCAGATAGCCGCAGCCCGCATGGACATGCAGCCCCTGGATCTGTAGCCCATAGCGATGAGCTAGGGCCAGAGCTTCTTCCCATTGCTCGGGGTAGATGCCAAACTTGGTGGGTTTGGTGCCGGCATAGCGCAGGTGGGGATTGGTGCGGTATCCCAGCCCCAGTCCGGGGTTAATCCGTAGCCCAATGGCGCGACCGGGGCAGCGATCGCCCAATCGACGGAGACTGCTGAGAGAATCGCAGTTGATGATCAAATCGGGCGATCGCGCTAACTCGTCCAGATCGGCGTTGGATAGAGCCGTGCCCGTAAAGGAAATTTCAGAGGGTAGAAATCCCACTTGGCGGGCCTGGCGCACCTCTTGGGGCGAGCAGGCATCAATACCGCAGAGCCCGGTGAGCTTTAGGTAGGTGAGCAGGGGCGCATAGCGGTTGGACTTCATGGCGTAGAAGATTCGGTGGGCGATCGCCCGTTCGTCTAACACCCGATGCAGGCGCTCTAAATTCTGCCGCAGGCGATCGCTGCTGTAGACATACAGCGGTGTCCCCAACTCGTAGGCCATGGTGTTGAGGTTGTGGGTGCTGAAATGCAGCTCATCCTCAACATACTGCACATCATCTCGTTGCCACCAGAGGGTTTGCACTGGGAGAGGATGCTTCATTATCAAAACCTCATGACGTAATTCAGGGCAAAGACAGGGGTAGTTGAGCCCAAATCGGACTGTTTTGCTACCCCTAGTATGACCTCTCTTCTGGGAGAAATCACTGGTTTGACCCATTGTTTCTAGTTGTAAACCTTGGCGATCGCTGATGTCAGGAAGGGAATTTTTGACGGAAAGCGATCGCATTTCTGAGACCTATCTCCATCTAAAATTCAGCTAGTTCTCATCTTGGGTCGATACTGTACCTACAGCGTTAGCACAACTCAACGTTGCCGGTTTGGTATTGCCCTCATCGGGGATCAGCGCAAAGCCTAGTCCTGCTGCTTAGGAAAAAGACCATCATTCTCACAGGTAATGCTTGTGCTGTTTACCTGATTACCTTGTCCTGATTCAGCCCTGACGTTCTATGCCTAAAGTTATTTCCATTCACTCCTATCGTGGCGGTACGGGGAAGTCTAATATGACCGCCAATCTTGCAACCACCCTGGCTCTTCAAGGGCACCGAGTGGGGGTTGTAGATACGGATCTACCCTCCCCCGGTATTCACAATATTCTCGGCCTTGATCCCGATATCCATCAGGCAACCTTGAACCGCTATCTATGGGGGGAGACTAGCATTCACGACGCGGCCCATGACGTGAGCGATCGCCTCTCTCTAGACTCAGGTGCTCTCTATCTAGTACCGTCTAGCGTTAAGCCAGATGATATTGCCCGCATTCTCAAGGATGGCTATGATGTGCGGCTTCTCAATGATGGTTTTCGCAGGCTGGTTAAAGATCTAGAGCTAGATTACTTGTTTATCGATACCCATCCAGGTTTATCGAAGGAAACATTTCTTTCAATTGCCATTTCTCACGTTTTGCTGCTCATCCTCCGACCAGATAAACAAGACTATCAGGGTACGGCTGTAACCATTGATGTTGCTAAGCAGCTTCGCGTTCGAGATATGAAGCTGATTGTTAACAAAGCCTACCGGCAGCTCGACCCCGAAGCTTTGCGACAAAAGGTGGAAGAAACCTATGATCTCAAGGTCGCTGGGGTATTTCCTCTATCAGAAGAGATTGTGCAATTGGCGAGTGAAGGCGTGTTTTGCTTGAAATATCCAGATCATCCCGTTAGCCATGAGTTTCAAAAGGTGGCGCAGCATGTGAGCTAATGCCAGGTTTTATAGCTGCTAGCAATGATGCCGATGCTGCACATTTCGCGACTTATTCTAGCCGATGGATAAAGTTGGGGGCGGTGCGTTACGCTTCGCGAACACACCCTACGAGTACTGTATTGTAATACATCTAGCTGATGGATAAAATATTTCCCGAACTTAAATGTATTGAATTGACCTGTGTAAATCATAAAGGATAGCAAGATGGTAGACTCTAGCCAGGATGTAGATCGTGATGTAACCAGTGGACATCTCAATAGCCTAACTCGATCGATACAATCCGCCACGTCGTCGTTTCGCAACTATCTGCAAGATCTGCATCAAGCATACTTACCGCTCAACGAAGGGGCGATCGCTGACTATATTCCTGAACTGACTCTCGCGCAACCCGATTGGTTTGGTATCTGTACAGCAACGACGGATGGACAGATCGTTGAGGTGGGTAACTGCGATCAGCTATTCACCATTCAGTCGATTTCTAAAGCCTTTGTCTACGGTCTGGCGTTGGAAGACCATGGTCGCGAGTATGTAAACAGTAAGGTCAGCGTCGAACCGACGGGGGAGGCGTTTAATGCAATTGTTCTGGATGAAGCGACCAACCGTCCCTGTAACCCTATGGTGAATGCTGGGGCGATCGCCACGGCGGATTTAATTCAAGGGAATGGAGCTACAGAACGCATCAAGCGGGTGCTAGCTATGTTTCAGCGCTATACTGGGCGGGAGCTAGACGTGAGTGTCCCGGTTTTTCTTTCTGAACGGGCCACAGGCAACCGTAATCGGGCGATC containing:
- a CDS encoding class I SAM-dependent methyltransferase yields the protein MTSSLSPSLSTLQSLAGAIDLSTLLETEVRSLYAASQGDAAVFQRYLKRLTWGDPLPYITQQLTFRGHTFKIDRRAYITDPELTYLLDAVLQAIDTFTQQQGRSPRVAEFGIGCGSLSISLKLERPELDLVGIDIDRGAIALAQENLQQFGVDIPLIESDFFTSWPYAAPPDIIYGDPPWGESTDLYDEERSAAYYQAMPCMSAYPVGGKAAVHAGLLEHIAQRRWPSLLLLNCGVLPQPSLRELQTLTQTSTVLHPTHHLSILRCTVD
- a CDS encoding diaminopimelate decarboxylase, encoding MKHPLPVQTLWWQRDDVQYVEDELHFSTHNLNTMAYELGTPLYVYSSDRLRQNLERLHRVLDERAIAHRIFYAMKSNRYAPLLTYLKLTGLCGIDACSPQEVRQARQVGFLPSEISFTGTALSNADLDELARSPDLIINCDSLSSLRRLGDRCPGRAIGLRINPGLGLGYRTNPHLRYAGTKPTKFGIYPEQWEEALALAHRYGLQIQGLHVHAGCGYLTPQLATWSAILQRCQNILDRLPSVSYINLGGGLGIPLVADDAPLDLERWADIVAEQLGDRPQQIYLEPGDYIAKDAGILILQTTMVEQKQDTWFVGMNGGFNLHIEPAFYHLPLEPVPARRRRSQPDWPARVTVTGNINEALDCWAEDVVLSPIQEGDYLCFLNAGGYGASMSSNHCMRGQFTEVLLPPASPTDHGYQHPCV
- a CDS encoding MinD/ParA family protein — encoded protein: MPKVISIHSYRGGTGKSNMTANLATTLALQGHRVGVVDTDLPSPGIHNILGLDPDIHQATLNRYLWGETSIHDAAHDVSDRLSLDSGALYLVPSSVKPDDIARILKDGYDVRLLNDGFRRLVKDLELDYLFIDTHPGLSKETFLSIAISHVLLLILRPDKQDYQGTAVTIDVAKQLRVRDMKLIVNKAYRQLDPEALRQKVEETYDLKVAGVFPLSEEIVQLASEGVFCLKYPDHPVSHEFQKVAQHVS
- the glsA gene encoding glutaminase A, yielding MVDSSQDVDRDVTSGHLNSLTRSIQSATSSFRNYLQDLHQAYLPLNEGAIADYIPELTLAQPDWFGICTATTDGQIVEVGNCDQLFTIQSISKAFVYGLALEDHGREYVNSKVSVEPTGEAFNAIVLDEATNRPCNPMVNAGAIATADLIQGNGATERIKRVLAMFQRYTGRELDVSVPVFLSERATGNRNRAIAYLMLNFGMVSDRIDETLDLYFQQCSLLVNARDLAMMAATLANKGINPVTGERALDERYVQDVISVMLTCGMYDYSGEWAYRVGIPAKSGVGGGITGVVPGQLGIGTFSPCLDEKGNSVRGIKVFERLSQDFGLHLFNAASAERSLQDCLTSNGLDTW